From one Magnolia sinica isolate HGM2019 chromosome 18, MsV1, whole genome shotgun sequence genomic stretch:
- the LOC131233418 gene encoding early nodulin-like protein 18: protein MVHLPLIITVLIATASVATSSDAPPYTNHTVGGQSGWFFNLTTSTPSANYSSWAANQTFNLGDYLIFNTNTNQTVIQTYNETTYKSCTTDEDSGDETFVFFGSQEIGKPAMVAVPLTIEGVNYYFSDADDGTQCDKGMGFEIMVGHGRGLPPSLNQPPPPPYVAPPMDSPPSDTVTTNQGQTFYNGGSGIRVRFGMAVLLLLFSSGFLLQ, encoded by the exons ATGGTCCATCTCCCACTCATCATCACCGTTCTAATCGCCACAGCCTCTGTCGCCACATCATCCGACGCTCCTCCTTACACCAACCACACCGTAGGCGGACAGTCGGGATGGTTCTTCAATCTCACCACCAGCACTCCCTCAGCAAACTACTCGTCCTGGGCCGCGAACCAGACCTTCAACCTCGGCGACTATCTca TTTTCAACACGAACACGAACCAGACCGTGATCCAGACGTACAACGAGACCACCTACAAAAGCTGCACCACCGACGAAGATTCCGGCGACGAGACGTTCGTGTTCTTCGGCAGCCAGGAGATCGGAAAACCTGCCATGGTGGCGGTGCCGCTGACGATCGAGGGCGTTAATTACTACTTCTCTGATGCGGATGATGGGACCCAGTGCGATAAAGGGATGGGATTtgagatcatggtgggccatggccgAGGGCTGCCTCCCAGCCTCAACCAGCCGCCGCCTCCGCCGTACGTGGCGCCTCCTATGGATTCGCCACCGTCGGATACTGTTACGACGAACCAGGGTCAGACCTTCTACAATGGAGGTTcggggattagggttaggtttggaATGGCTGTTTTGCTGCTGCTTTTCTCTTCCGGTTTTCTTCTGCAGTGA